The Salarias fasciatus chromosome 12, fSalaFa1.1, whole genome shotgun sequence DNA segment CTCGATATGCTGCTATTTCAGATTCTTCCTCGTTCATCTCAGCACAGTGACGTTGACatttaatgaataaatgtctGTGTCTTCTCGTTTCTTTTCAGATCCCAAGGATCCTATTGCGATCGAGAGGCTTAACTTGATGAACATGGCTAAGCTGAGCATCAAGGGCCTGATCGAATCCGCGCTCAACCTCGGACGCACACTCGACTCGGACTACGCACCTCTCCAGCAGTTCTTTGTCGTAATGGAGCACTGTCTGAAACATGGCTTGAAAAGTACGTTCAGAACACTTGGTTCTCTCATTACTGCCTCACAGGGCCTAATAGTCTATTAAGACCACTTTTACCCCCCTAAATACATCGTCAACATACAGTCGAGTTTTAAGgagggtttgtttttcaatattaaAGAGAGGACACTGTGACTTCCCCAAAAATGTGATTCATAAACAGTTTGTGTGTCATCCATCAGCTAAGAAGACCTTCCTGGGGCAGAACAAGTCGTTCTGGGGGGCGTTGGAGCTGGTTGAGAAGCTGACGCCGGAAGCCGGAGAGATCACTGCCAGTGTAAAAGACCTTCCTGGCCTCAAGTGAGTTCCTGCTCTTCAGTCGACCACCGAAGAGTGCCTGCTAATACAGCGCTTTAAGTTTACTTTAAAGAATATGGCTGGGTCGTGTAGTACCACCTtataccacaagatggtgtagaGTCACTTAAAGTTGAaccttttctatttttatttatttctttatttttttgtactgtTGGTCCAGCGTTGAGTTGTTTTAAAGAGTGACTCCTGTGTTTGGTCCCAGAACTCCTCTGGGGAGAGGGCGTGCCTGGTTACGACTGGCCTTAATGCAGAAGAAGCTGTCCGACTACATGAAGACCATCATCAATAGGAAGGACCTGCTCAGGTGGGTTTGTCTTTGAGGATCAATCTTGAAAATCCAGCTGTAAAAAGACCCTCTGAAACTCTCCTTTCTTCCCGCGACGTCCTTTCTGCAGTGAATTCTATGAGCCCAACGCGCTGATGATGGAGGAAGAAGGCGCCGTCATCGCCGGGCTGCTCGTCGGACTAAATGTCATCGATGCCAATCTGTGTATGAAGGGCGAGGACCTGGACTCGCAGGTAATCCTGCTTCCACGCTCAGCAGCTCAAACAGATGGCAAAACCAATCAAACCACACACTCGGTGGAAACAACGCAGCACTGAGAGTTCAGGTTCAGTTATCATGTTTACCGTTATCGTCGTCATCTCGCTTGGATTAGAGTAGATTCTTGATAGCGCTAAATCATTTTCTCCACAGGTGTTTCACGATAGGTTCTAAAGCGCATACAAAGGATTAATTCAGAGTAGGCACCGATTGTTTTCGGCATTTCACAGTTTTCCTCGTTTCAGTCGTCATCCCATCACCTCCCCTTAATTTCCCAAACTTGTTTTGTGACATAAAGCTGAGAGACTTGACACTTGTTGTCTTATTGTTGTGCACGTTGTGtcttttgatgtgttttcttttggtaCATCTTGTGCAGGTTGGGGTGATCGATTTCTCCATGTACCTTAAAGACGGCGGTCACAGTAGCAAGAGTGCAGAGGGGTGAGTGCCGGAGCGGAGTCCCACAGGGACATGTCTCGATGTTCTCCGAGTTTTTCCACGTAGTTCATACGGCACCTGAGTACCAAACATGGAGGGAATCCTGAATGACTGAAGGGTTTGAAAGACTGTCTTCATATTCCATCAACCAAATGTCTTGACTTTCTCTCATGTTTTTATAATTTCAAGTCCAGGTTGCTCAGTGAAAGGTGCTGTTTTAGTGATTTTACTCATGATAGTGCTAATGGACATCTTTCTTGCTGTTTGTTTATGGGATATGACCCTAGCTTGAATCTTATTTTTAATGTTAGCCGGTGGGCgaaggtttgttttttcaaacagtcacgtgtttgtgcattttgttgAATGTCGACTCTCTGGTAGTAGTGTTGCTTTATTTTCTAAGCTACACAAATAAGTAAAAATTGTGAAGAGAAAACAGTGGTTTCCTCAAaggtctctttttttttttatatacccATGAGATCTGAACTTGTATGTATTCAACCCTTTTGCTAAATAACAGTAGCAAATTGGGAAATGATTGATTTCCCGATTGGTTGACGACTGGGCGCGACTGTCTCTTCCTGCCGTTTCAGTGACGGTCAGATCACAGCCATTCTCGACCAGAAGAACTACGTGGAGGAGCTGAACAGACATTTAAGGTCTGGCGCTAAATCGGTTGCTTCGctgcctgttttcttttttttcttggctaACGGGCTGACTTTATCTGCGTTTGTAGCGCTTCAGTAAATAACCTCCAGGCCAAGGTGGACGCCCTGGAGAAGTCCAACACCAAGCTGACAGAAGAGGTGAGTCTTTGAAGGAGTGCTTCATTTCCTCACaacagtttttctctttaaaagaagaaaaaaaaaaagttgttctcATCCTCAAGAATACACCCGCAGGGAGTTTCTTTAGCTTACTGAGCCTTTGTGTTTGACTTGTGTCTCTGCAGCTTGCCGTGGCAAATAACAGGATCATCACTCTACAAGAAGATGTGGAGAGAGTAAAGGAAGAGAGCTCGTATCAGTTAGAGTCCAGGAAGGTGAGCGCGCCGCTACTGCAGCTATTAAcagttattttttaaaaaaaaattctgaaacacatttattttctctaTGACTGATTAcagatcagtgtttctgttgattCATGGACCGATAATCATGAGAAACAAGTAGTGCGGACCTCAGGAGGAAGTAGATAGTACAAGAGTAAACATTAAGGTTGGAAGCCGAGGCGTTGAGATCAAATGGAAGAGGTTGTTGAAATCTTCCTGTGAGCTCTGAAGCTTCTCTCCTCTCACAGACTGCCAGATATAATCAGGATTGATCCACAGAAAGGCCGTCGGGGCGACTGTCCATGtataacacaaacacatctaATGAAAAGCATCCTTCCTGTCTTCCCCAGGCATCACGGAGTGACTCAGCAGCAGACGGACCAGCGCTGGCGGAAACACGCAAGCAGCTCAAAGAGGAAACTTTGCTCCGATTGGTACGGAAATGTATCCAAGGGTCACCGAGTCAAACATGCTGTGTCCCTCCTTCATCCCTCGGAATGATAAATGTTGAAACTCGG contains these protein-coding regions:
- the rufy3 gene encoding protein RUFY3 isoform X4, with amino-acid sequence MSDLTPQSETPTPTTDKITQAARETIYLCNFRVSVDGEWLCLRELNDISLTPDPEPAHEDPKDPIAIERLNLMNMAKLSIKGLIESALNLGRTLDSDYAPLQQFFVVMEHCLKHGLKTKKTFLGQNKSFWGALELVEKLTPEAGEITASVKDLPGLKTPLGRGRAWLRLALMQKKLSDYMKTIINRKDLLSEFYEPNALMMEEEGAVIAGLLVGLNVIDANLCMKGEDLDSQVGVIDFSMYLKDGGHSSKSAEGDGQITAILDQKNYVEELNRHLSASVNNLQAKVDALEKSNTKLTEELAVANNRIITLQEDVERVKEESSYQLESRKASRSDSAADGPALAETRKQLKEETLLRLDVEKELEVQIGMKQEMEMSMKMLEKDICEKQDALVELRQQLEDLRAINQQLSHKSQSADAGSRQKSEAIARLEEKINQMSGTIKQLETSEKHMAKQARNLSSAAGKLLQQQQQ
- the rufy3 gene encoding protein RUFY3 isoform X3, whose translation is MAERDASPGAEHPLTEHAESSGRQNSWDENGHVDSPDETLSPTSVIYFKEALSSSSVRFGTAGSLPPAPLRQYDFHIERVESRRRNPKDPIAIERLNLMNMAKLSIKGLIESALNLGRTLDSDYAPLQQFFVVMEHCLKHGLKTKKTFLGQNKSFWGALELVEKLTPEAGEITASVKDLPGLKTPLGRGRAWLRLALMQKKLSDYMKTIINRKDLLSEFYEPNALMMEEEGAVIAGLLVGLNVIDANLCMKGEDLDSQVGVIDFSMYLKDGGHSSKSAEGDGQITAILDQKNYVEELNRHLSASVNNLQAKVDALEKSNTKLTEELAVANNRIITLQEDVERVKEESSYQLESRKASRSDSAADGPALAETRKQLKEETLLRLDVEKELEVQIGMKQEMEMSMKMLEKDICEKQDALVELRQQLEDLRAINQQLSHKSQSADAGSRQKSEAIARLEEKINQMSGTIKQLETSEKHMAKQARNLSSAAGKLLQQQQQ